A stretch of SAR202 cluster bacterium DNA encodes these proteins:
- the thiD gene encoding bifunctional hydroxymethylpyrimidine kinase/phosphomethylpyrimidine kinase encodes MIRKSVARVMTIAGSDSGGGAGIQADLKAFAAMGAYGTCVITAITAQNTVRVTDVLEVPDAMIRAQIDAVMSDIGTDAAKTGMLASAAIINTVAEKIREHAISNLVVDPVMVAKSGDRLLREDAIDVLRRVLIPLATVVTPNLPEAEAITGRVVKDLDQARDAARMIVEEMGAKAAVVKGGHMPGPATDTFYDGTEVRLFTAQRVSTTNTHGTGCTFASAVAGCIARGMPLKEAVGQSKKYVTEAIRSGIAVGHGSGPLNHFYKWWE; translated from the coding sequence ATGATCAGGAAGAGCGTGGCGCGGGTAATGACAATCGCCGGTTCAGACTCCGGCGGCGGCGCGGGCATACAGGCCGACCTCAAGGCGTTCGCCGCAATGGGGGCGTACGGCACGTGCGTTATCACAGCCATCACCGCGCAGAATACGGTGCGCGTGACGGACGTGCTGGAAGTCCCTGACGCGATGATACGCGCCCAGATAGACGCCGTCATGAGCGATATCGGCACGGACGCCGCCAAGACCGGCATGCTGGCATCCGCGGCCATAATTAACACCGTGGCCGAGAAAATAAGGGAGCATGCTATTTCCAACCTTGTCGTCGATCCGGTGATGGTTGCCAAGAGCGGCGACCGCCTGCTCCGGGAGGACGCCATTGACGTGCTTCGGAGGGTGCTGATACCCCTCGCGACCGTCGTTACGCCTAACCTGCCTGAGGCGGAGGCGATCACCGGTCGCGTGGTCAAAGACCTGGACCAGGCGCGCGATGCCGCCAGGATGATTGTGGAGGAGATGGGCGCCAAGGCGGCGGTTGTAAAGGGCGGCCACATGCCGGGCCCGGCGACCGACACGTTCTATGACGGCACCGAGGTGAGGTTGTTCACCGCCCAGCGCGTCTCGACCACCAATACGCACGGCACGGGATGCACTTTCGCCTCGGCGGTTGCGGGGTGCATTGCGCGCGGCATGCCGCTCAAGGAGGCCGTGGGCCAGTCCAAAAAGTACGTGACGGAGGCCATTCGCTCCGGCATAGCCGTCGGCCACGGCAGCGGCCCCCTCAACCACTTCTACAAGTGGTGGGAGTGA